A genomic region of Mycobacterium sp. Aquia_213 contains the following coding sequences:
- a CDS encoding MFS transporter, whose protein sequence is MTNTASDTGSWRELLGGYLGTSTVLAGGVLLYATTEFLTTSLLPSTVAEIGGSRLYAWVITLYLVGSVVAAATVNTLRLRIGARSSFLWGLAVFGIASVVCAVAPNMVVLIAGRALQGVAGGLLAGLGYSLINTALPRSLWTRGSALVSAMWGVATLVGPAVGGLFAQFGLWRWAFGAMTILSALMAILVPRALSNADGGPGDATAITKVPVLSLLLMGAAALAVSVAELPRNVFATVGLLVAGAVLIGLFVYVDWRMRAKVLPPSTFGSGPLKWIYLTMAVQMAAVMVDTYVPLFGQRLAHLTPVAAGFLGAVLAMGWTIAELSSASLSSPRVVGRVIAIAPLVMASGLALAAATQRSDAPLAVVLVWALGLLIAGIGMGMTWPHLSMRAMDTVDDPSEGGAAAAAINTVQLVSAAFGAGLAGVVVNNAAGGDLAAARWVYGVIAALAATAVIASTKASRRDRHAPR, encoded by the coding sequence GCTGCTGGGCGGCTACCTGGGCACGTCCACCGTGCTGGCCGGTGGCGTGCTGCTCTACGCCACCACCGAGTTTCTGACCACCAGCCTGCTCCCGAGCACGGTCGCCGAAATCGGTGGCAGCCGGCTGTATGCGTGGGTGATCACCCTGTATCTGGTCGGGTCCGTCGTCGCGGCGGCCACGGTCAACACCTTGCGATTGCGCATCGGTGCGCGTTCCTCGTTCCTCTGGGGTCTGGCCGTCTTCGGTATCGCGAGCGTCGTGTGCGCGGTGGCGCCGAACATGGTGGTGCTGATAGCCGGGCGTGCCCTGCAGGGGGTGGCCGGCGGTCTGCTGGCCGGCCTGGGTTATTCGCTGATCAATACCGCCCTGCCGCGTTCGCTGTGGACCCGTGGCTCGGCGCTGGTGTCGGCGATGTGGGGCGTCGCGACCCTTGTCGGGCCCGCGGTGGGCGGTCTCTTTGCGCAGTTTGGGTTGTGGCGGTGGGCATTTGGTGCGATGACAATTCTCTCCGCTCTGATGGCGATCTTGGTGCCGCGGGCACTCAGCAACGCCGACGGCGGTCCCGGCGACGCGACGGCGATCACCAAGGTGCCGGTGTTGTCGCTGCTGCTGATGGGTGCCGCCGCCCTGGCGGTCAGCGTTGCGGAGTTGCCGCGCAATGTCTTCGCGACGGTGGGGCTGCTGGTCGCTGGTGCGGTGCTGATCGGACTATTCGTCTACGTCGACTGGCGGATGCGCGCAAAAGTGTTACCGCCCAGCACGTTTGGAAGCGGGCCGTTGAAATGGATCTACCTGACGATGGCGGTGCAGATGGCTGCCGTGATGGTCGACACCTACGTGCCGTTGTTCGGTCAGCGGTTGGCGCATTTGACGCCGGTCGCGGCGGGGTTTTTGGGTGCGGTGTTGGCGATGGGTTGGACGATCGCCGAGCTGTCCAGCGCCTCGCTCAGCAGCCCTCGCGTTGTCGGCCGGGTGATCGCGATAGCGCCGCTGGTGATGGCGTCGGGGCTGGCGCTGGCCGCGGCAACCCAGCGCAGTGACGCGCCGCTCGCGGTCGTGCTGGTCTGGGCGCTGGGATTGCTGATCGCCGGAATCGGGATGGGCATGACGTGGCCGCATCTGTCGATGCGTGCGATGGACACCGTCGACGACCCGTCCGAGGGCGGGGCGGCGGCCGCGGCGATCAATACCGTCCAATTGGTCTCGGCGGCGTTCGGGGCCGGGTTGGCCGGCGTGGTGGTCAACAACGCTGCGGGCGGCGACTTGGCGGCGGCTCGCTGGGTGTACGGCGTCATTGCTGCGCTGGCGGCAACGGCCGTCATCGCGTCCACAAAGGCCAGCCGGCGCGACCGCCACGCGCCGCGCTGA